Proteins encoded together in one Halothermothrix orenii H 168 window:
- the cmr6 gene encoding type III-B CRISPR module RAMP protein Cmr6, translating to MKERGRRKISRHNFKEGDIVEGRVTRIKPYGAFVRLDEKKKIDGLIYISNIADKYVKDITNYINEGDQIRVKIINIEKDGKIALSFKYKSYIPNDTNKIIKKTAIENFYLQTNYYIYDFDESDKKDILANLTKNQNQFFSTKEIKSFLSRQEKQISYLSSIGYSVDNFVMTNDYRMVVGLGGANVLETNLMLHHIYGIPYIPGSSLKGLTRAWAVEKLREELDVKSYEKIESLLGEEKIDVKTLDEYQMNQFEKYRWIFGTKSQSGNAVFFDAYPEGRINIDIDIMTPHFKEYYQEMETTKKVNNPPDDTQSPVPIPFLVLDNQMFRFSVAVKCKECAGKRDNSCEYLNLTVNLLKEALRNLGVGAKTMVGYGYFE from the coding sequence ATGAAGGAAAGGGGGAGAAGAAAGATCAGCAGGCATAATTTTAAAGAAGGGGATATTGTTGAAGGAAGAGTAACAAGGATAAAACCTTATGGTGCCTTTGTGCGACTTGATGAAAAAAAGAAAATTGATGGGTTGATTTATATATCAAATATTGCTGATAAATATGTTAAGGATATAACAAATTATATCAACGAAGGGGATCAAATTAGAGTAAAGATAATTAATATTGAAAAAGATGGGAAAATAGCTCTTAGTTTCAAATATAAATCTTACATACCAAATGATACTAATAAAATTATTAAAAAGACTGCTATTGAAAACTTCTACCTTCAGACTAATTATTATATATATGACTTCGATGAAAGTGATAAAAAAGACATACTTGCAAACCTAACTAAAAATCAAAATCAGTTTTTTTCAACTAAAGAAATAAAAAGCTTCTTAAGCAGGCAGGAAAAACAAATCAGCTATTTGTCCTCAATAGGATATAGTGTTGATAATTTTGTAATGACTAATGATTATAGAATGGTTGTTGGTTTAGGGGGAGCAAATGTACTGGAAACCAATTTAATGTTACATCATATTTATGGAATACCATATATACCTGGAAGTTCATTGAAAGGACTGACCAGGGCCTGGGCTGTTGAAAAATTGAGGGAAGAATTAGATGTTAAAAGTTATGAAAAAATAGAATCTTTACTCGGAGAGGAAAAAATAGATGTAAAAACACTGGATGAATACCAGATGAATCAATTTGAAAAATATCGCTGGATTTTTGGAACGAAAAGTCAGAGTGGTAATGCGGTCTTTTTTGATGCTTATCCGGAGGGCAGAATAAATATAGATATCGATATCATGACTCCTCATTTTAAAGAATATTATCAGGAAATGGAAACGACGAAGAAAGTCAATAATCCTCCTGATGACACTCAAAGTCCAGTACCTATTCCCTTCCTGGTATTGGATAATCAAATGTTCAGGTTTAGTGTTGCTGTTAAATGTAAGGAGTGTGCGGGAAAAAGAGATAACAGTTGTGAGTATTTGAACCTGACTGTTAATTTGCTCAAAGAAGCTTTGAGAAATTTAGGTGTTGGTGCTAAAACCATGGTTGGCTACGGGTATTTTGAGTAA
- a CDS encoding CRISPR-associated endonuclease Cas6, producing MELKVVQLTYDLEEDLPLSYGHKLRGYFAHEFEEVLFHQHKKDGGLRYKYPLIQYKIINNKPVIIGLGSGGDLIIEHFLSIDKIVLGDKKFLNPSGKLKVDSIELKVNNKYDMPPYKYSFISPWLGLSQKNYNIYKTRIEGGTKDEKVKFLKKIITGNILSFAKGVGWWIEESIITVPKLREIPVNFKNQTMIGFVGEFYSNVFIPEYIGLGKSTSRGFGTLRREKII from the coding sequence TTGGAGTTAAAGGTTGTTCAATTAACATATGATCTGGAGGAAGATCTGCCCTTAAGTTATGGTCATAAACTAAGGGGTTATTTTGCACACGAATTTGAAGAAGTACTATTTCATCAACATAAAAAGGACGGGGGCTTAAGATATAAATACCCGTTAATTCAATATAAGATCATTAATAATAAACCTGTTATTATTGGATTAGGTAGTGGTGGAGATTTAATTATTGAACATTTTTTATCTATAGATAAAATTGTACTGGGTGATAAAAAGTTCCTGAATCCTTCTGGAAAATTAAAGGTTGATTCAATAGAGTTAAAGGTAAATAATAAATATGATATGCCACCATATAAATATAGCTTTATATCACCCTGGTTAGGATTGAGTCAAAAGAACTATAACATATATAAAACTAGAATAGAAGGAGGTACTAAGGATGAAAAAGTAAAATTTTTAAAAAAAATAATTACTGGTAATATTTTAAGCTTTGCTAAAGGAGTAGGTTGGTGGATAGAAGAAAGTATTATTACAGTTCCCAAACTGAGAGAAATTCCTGTGAATTTTAAAAATCAAACGATGATAGGTTTTGTAGGTGAGTTTTATTCGAATGTATTTATTCCAGAATATATTGGTTTAGGGAAGTCTACCAGCAGAGGTTTTGGTACCTTGAGGCGTGAAAAAATAATCTAA
- the csx2 gene encoding TIGR02221 family CRISPR-associated protein: MKLGKFISVLGKSNYVPCNYGQYKNVNYIQEALVRKYKDKISDVIIFATKEAIKSNWLGEGSLKNKFDGLQEQGIEFNYKIKEIPLGASEDEVWEIFDIIVEEINEGDSLYLDITHGFRFQPMLIMSIMNYVKLIKNVTVESIEYGMFEILGTRQEVEIIPVEERNAPIVDLTLLDQLNDWVVATDSFLTTGSVTKIDELTKNEIGQVLALTKGRNEFFQNLKSLVNNLKDFYDCVNTSRGNKLNETIINILKNLKDLDEFNQVNDLKNKRIKPFLQIIDKIYDKFKGFSSKDKSDIANYFMVLNWCNENNFIQQGLVILRENIISFIIFNMGYDYTINDYRFDVSKALSYLDGRKKREIYKNKEFYLKVKEFISNNYPYLPKLFSEVGDTRNDISHFGLTKCPISNPNKFKDKLKEFIEQIEPLVSNL, from the coding sequence TTGAAACTGGGGAAATTTATTTCAGTTTTGGGTAAATCTAATTATGTACCGTGTAATTATGGGCAATATAAAAATGTCAACTATATACAGGAAGCTCTGGTTAGAAAATATAAAGATAAAATAAGTGATGTAATAATCTTTGCAACTAAAGAGGCGATTAAAAGTAACTGGCTGGGGGAAGGCTCATTAAAAAATAAGTTTGATGGGTTGCAAGAACAAGGAATAGAATTTAATTATAAGATAAAAGAGATTCCTCTTGGAGCAAGTGAGGATGAAGTATGGGAAATATTTGATATTATTGTTGAAGAAATAAATGAAGGTGACTCCTTATATCTGGATATAACCCATGGTTTTAGATTTCAACCAATGTTAATTATGAGTATTATGAACTATGTAAAACTAATAAAAAATGTTACTGTTGAAAGTATTGAATATGGTATGTTTGAAATATTAGGAACACGTCAGGAAGTAGAAATAATACCAGTTGAAGAAAGAAATGCTCCTATTGTTGACCTTACTTTGCTTGATCAGTTAAATGACTGGGTAGTTGCAACTGATAGCTTTTTAACTACCGGAAGTGTTACTAAAATAGATGAGTTGACAAAAAATGAAATTGGTCAAGTACTGGCTTTAACAAAAGGGAGAAATGAATTTTTCCAAAATCTTAAATCACTTGTAAATAATTTAAAGGACTTTTATGATTGTGTTAACACTTCAAGAGGTAATAAACTTAACGAAACAATTATAAATATCCTCAAAAACTTAAAAGATTTAGACGAATTCAATCAGGTTAATGATTTAAAGAATAAAAGAATAAAACCATTTTTGCAAATAATAGATAAAATTTATGATAAATTTAAAGGTTTTAGTTCAAAAGATAAATCAGACATAGCAAACTATTTTATGGTATTAAATTGGTGTAATGAGAATAATTTTATTCAGCAAGGTTTAGTAATATTAAGGGAAAATATAATATCGTTTATTATTTTTAATATGGGATATGATTATACAATAAATGATTATCGATTTGATGTGAGTAAAGCCCTGTCATATCTGGATGGGAGAAAGAAAAGAGAAATATATAAAAATAAAGAATTTTATTTAAAAGTAAAAGAATTTATAAGTAACAATTACCCCTACTTACCTAAATTATTTTCTGAAGTCGGGGACACAAGAAATGATATTAGCCACTTTGGACTAACTAAATGTCCTATTTCAAATCCTAATAAATTTAAGGATAAATTAAAAGAATTCATTGAGCAAATAGAACCTCTCGTTTCAAATTTGTAA
- a CDS encoding putative CRISPR-associated protein — protein MKKILTTVGTSLLTHLREEEEIGKSEYDYFLDNKDDVDKVYYDRKGKDKIHRLKKVALNYLSKKDINNNEDLNNMSAELKSIKKIIEYKNIKQYEIIFICSDTLAGKVVTDILMDYIIESKFNYTDIKTKLIKKLQVQNKARFEKSGVHNLIEYINTMVNNTGSNNLILNITGGYKSVVPYMTIMGYVNEIPVYYIFEETNELIELPLIPIKVDEELFKKYMCEIHQIMDKGVINKDLLEQILNKVDWNDKQLIKTRLLQNDLQEPDYYYPSPITRIFWEKFKSNYIFNIELSDSAYEFYSRKEERARFILEKVSDYDLRKKHYHYIKGTDMDCYKSGGEELFRVFYKVYDKEDRNAIVKVAEIFDLAHKTNEYDNFCKAPRNSNEYQFNKCIIKKSNKSIERC, from the coding sequence ATGAAAAAAATATTAACTACTGTGGGTACATCATTATTAACACATTTAAGGGAAGAAGAAGAGATAGGCAAAAGTGAATATGATTATTTTCTTGATAATAAGGATGATGTAGATAAAGTTTATTATGATAGGAAAGGAAAGGACAAAATACATAGGTTAAAGAAAGTAGCTTTAAATTATTTGTCAAAAAAGGATATCAACAATAATGAAGATTTAAATAATATGTCAGCTGAATTAAAAAGCATTAAAAAAATAATTGAATATAAAAATATCAAACAATATGAGATAATATTTATATGTAGTGATACTCTTGCTGGTAAGGTTGTTACAGATATACTAATGGATTATATAATTGAAAGTAAATTTAATTATACAGATATTAAGACTAAATTGATTAAAAAATTACAGGTTCAAAATAAAGCCCGTTTTGAAAAAAGTGGTGTACATAATCTTATAGAGTATATTAATACAATGGTTAATAATACAGGTAGTAATAATTTAATATTAAATATTACAGGTGGATATAAATCTGTTGTTCCTTATATGACTATAATGGGATATGTAAATGAAATTCCAGTATATTATATATTTGAGGAGACAAATGAACTGATAGAATTACCTTTAATACCTATCAAAGTTGATGAAGAATTATTTAAAAAGTATATGTGCGAAATACATCAAATTATGGATAAAGGTGTTATTAATAAAGATCTTCTTGAACAAATATTGAACAAAGTTGATTGGAATGATAAACAACTAATTAAAACGAGATTATTACAAAATGATTTACAGGAACCAGATTATTATTATCCTAGTCCAATAACAAGGATTTTTTGGGAAAAATTCAAAAGCAATTACATATTTAACATTGAATTATCTGACAGTGCCTACGAATTTTACAGTAGAAAAGAAGAACGTGCAAGATTTATTCTGGAAAAAGTTAGTGATTACGACTTAAGAAAGAAACATTATCATTATATAAAAGGAACGGATATGGATTGTTATAAATCAGGAGGAGAAGAACTTTTTAGAGTATTTTATAAAGTTTATGATAAAGAGGATAGAAATGCTATAGTTAAAGTGGCTGAAATATTTGATCTGGCACATAAGACAAATGAATATGATAATTTCTGCAAAGCACCTCGAAATTCGAATGAGTATCAGTTTAATAAATGTATTATTAAAAAGAGTAATAAATCAATTGAGAGGTGTTAA
- the cmr5 gene encoding type III-B CRISPR module-associated protein Cmr5, with translation MGKKDEQVKRKEIENGRAKKAYEFVKDVKGDKFKEKYKSHVKKLAPLIKTNGLGNTIAFIYSNDEAYQKIYKQLEYWLKEEKELINKDTLLEEVVSTDSKNYRQLTKETLALLNWWRRFVDGMIEDEGKGEKKDQQA, from the coding sequence ATGGGTAAAAAAGATGAACAGGTAAAAAGGAAAGAAATTGAAAATGGAAGAGCTAAAAAGGCTTATGAGTTTGTAAAAGATGTGAAAGGTGATAAATTTAAAGAAAAATATAAATCACATGTAAAAAAATTGGCCCCTTTGATCAAAACTAATGGTCTGGGAAATACAATTGCCTTTATATATTCCAATGATGAAGCCTATCAGAAGATATATAAACAGTTGGAATACTGGTTGAAAGAAGAAAAAGAATTAATAAATAAAGATACTCTATTAGAAGAAGTTGTTTCAACTGATAGCAAAAATTATAGGCAGTTAACTAAAGAAACCCTTGCTTTATTAAACTGGTGGAGAAGATTTGTTGATGGAATGATTGAAGATGAAGGAAAGGGGGAGAAGAAAGATCAGCAGGCATAA
- the cmr1 gene encoding type III-B CRISPR module RAMP protein Cmr1 has protein sequence MYNITYNLKIVTPVYCKGSDNRKVELRPASITSIKGMMRYWFRALTAERDLNELHKKENKIFGSTKNASKFAIRIRDINLINKKNNLEDYYLLPHNEKKRNENPVPIKVLKSGLSFNLEFIFKSFEEELIDNVKDVFTLSLLLGGVGQRSRRGFGSIRDKNCKFDNKEELLKKIAGILQDFGRQVEVKDGEYIRVVDNQRYSYPVIKEIYIGKPEANFEKMLEKIGQASKKDKSLGSINPTRMASPVYVTVVKIKDDYYPLITKLEPIYPEGIEGNVEVLEKFIDELR, from the coding sequence ATGTATAATATAACTTATAATTTAAAAATTGTTACCCCGGTATATTGTAAAGGGTCTGATAACAGAAAAGTGGAGTTAAGACCTGCTAGCATTACTAGCATTAAAGGAATGATGAGATATTGGTTTAGGGCGTTGACTGCTGAAAGAGACCTAAATGAATTACATAAAAAAGAAAATAAGATTTTTGGAAGTACTAAAAATGCTTCAAAATTTGCAATAAGAATTAGAGATATTAACCTAATTAATAAAAAAAATAACTTAGAAGATTATTACTTGCTTCCCCATAATGAAAAAAAACGTAATGAAAACCCTGTGCCTATTAAGGTATTAAAATCTGGTCTTTCTTTTAATCTTGAATTTATATTTAAAAGTTTTGAAGAAGAATTAATTGATAACGTTAAGGATGTGTTTACCCTTTCCCTTCTTCTGGGTGGTGTAGGACAGCGGTCTAGAAGAGGATTTGGCAGTATAAGGGATAAAAACTGTAAGTTTGATAACAAAGAAGAACTTTTAAAAAAAATTGCAGGTATTTTACAGGATTTTGGAAGGCAGGTTGAAGTTAAGGATGGAGAATATATTAGGGTTGTTGATAATCAAAGGTATTCTTATCCTGTAATTAAAGAAATTTATATAGGCAAACCAGAAGCAAATTTTGAAAAAATGTTAGAAAAGATTGGACAGGCTTCAAAAAAGGATAAATCTTTGGGAAGCATTAACCCTACTAGGATGGCTTCCCCTGTTTATGTAACAGTAGTAAAAATAAAAGACGATTATTATCCCCTTATTACGAAACTAGAACCTATTTATCCTGAAGGGATTGAAGGCAATGTTGAAGTATTAGAAAAATTTATTGATGAATTGAGGTGA
- the cmr3 gene encoding type III-B CRISPR module-associated protein Cmr3, whose protein sequence is MQVTVSPLDVLFFRNGKPFDADDSPIGETIDMPYPSTFYGAFRSRVLLDNSERYFEFLEGKAGEITEVIGSPDFKGSLKINFFSLIKEDKVFKDILLPLPQDMVVKKGDKSSGLLHLRFVSKKSWIKMNNSLSHLLINPVSKQVEWPGPAYIKIKDLEYYLNNELEDAEVKVFDRMNDIFDKEYRTGIEIDNVTKLAKEKKLYRREVLRFKNNRDKSYSFFLELTGDKGLLSESGLLKLGGEQKAAEYRKVKDVSNKIELYASTKKRILKSKKFKIYLSTPTVFKRGWLPEWINPDDFTGKLPASGIRVKLLTAAVGKHKIVSGWDMAKKTDKNKRGKAKTGFRVVPEGSLYYFQILDKKFDIEELINELHGQSISDLKSKEGFGISFIGGIK, encoded by the coding sequence TTGCAGGTAACTGTTAGTCCGCTGGATGTATTATTTTTTAGGAATGGGAAACCTTTTGATGCTGATGACAGTCCCATAGGTGAAACTATAGATATGCCCTATCCCTCTACTTTTTACGGGGCTTTCCGGAGTAGAGTGTTGCTGGATAATAGCGAAAGATACTTTGAATTTCTAGAGGGAAAAGCAGGGGAAATAACTGAAGTAATTGGAAGTCCTGATTTTAAAGGTTCCCTTAAAATTAACTTTTTTTCTTTGATTAAGGAAGATAAGGTCTTTAAGGATATTTTATTGCCATTACCGCAGGATATGGTTGTGAAAAAAGGGGATAAAAGTTCTGGACTGTTACATTTAAGATTTGTTTCAAAAAAAAGCTGGATTAAAATGAATAACTCTCTTTCTCACCTTTTAATTAATCCTGTAAGCAAACAGGTGGAGTGGCCCGGACCAGCTTATATTAAAATAAAAGATCTTGAATATTATTTGAACAATGAACTTGAGGATGCAGAAGTAAAAGTCTTCGATAGAATGAATGATATTTTCGATAAAGAGTATCGAACAGGGATAGAAATAGATAATGTAACAAAATTAGCCAAGGAAAAAAAGCTGTACCGAAGAGAAGTATTGAGATTTAAAAACAACAGAGATAAGTCTTATAGTTTTTTTCTTGAATTAACTGGAGATAAAGGACTGCTATCCGAAAGTGGTTTATTAAAATTAGGGGGTGAGCAAAAGGCAGCAGAGTATAGGAAAGTTAAAGATGTCAGTAACAAAATAGAACTATATGCTTCAACTAAAAAAAGAATTTTAAAAAGCAAAAAGTTCAAAATTTATCTTTCTACTCCGACTGTCTTTAAAAGAGGATGGTTACCTGAATGGATTAATCCTGATGACTTTACAGGCAAATTACCTGCAAGTGGTATCAGGGTAAAGTTATTAACTGCAGCTGTAGGAAAACATAAAATAGTGAGTGGCTGGGATATGGCTAAAAAGACTGACAAAAATAAAAGGGGTAAAGCAAAAACAGGTTTTAGGGTAGTACCTGAAGGTAGCCTTTATTATTTCCAGATACTGGATAAAAAATTTGATATTGAGGAATTAATAAATGAATTACATGGACAATCTATTTCTGATTTAAAAAGCAAAGAAGGTTTTGGTATCTCATTTATAGGAGGGATTAAGTAG
- the cmr4 gene encoding type III-B CRISPR module RAMP protein Cmr4: MYKETAILGLYCETSVHAGSGSDLGVIDLPIQREKYTDYPVFQASTLKGALRASFDTEIAIVNSLMKGVFKSFSFKNAKEGEEELEKAINLVFGDESNKSASALAFTDARILLFPVKSARNVFAWITSPMVLNRLKRDLEVAGINVDWEAPEIKKDAIISEKSSLDIDGNIILEEYTYSVNKQNIEGITNWIRDNIFAEDYTFWRDKLESDLVIIDDDEFKDFVSMSTELVPRIKIKNETKVVDKDGGALWYEENLPPETVLYSLVLATDILREEKDLENEDLKKAENVIQFFEEGLKERIQLGGNETIGRGIIRTRLVRSGKNG; this comes from the coding sequence ATGTATAAGGAAACTGCAATACTTGGTTTATACTGTGAAACTTCTGTACATGCAGGGAGTGGTAGTGATTTAGGTGTTATTGATTTACCTATTCAAAGGGAAAAATATACTGACTATCCTGTGTTTCAGGCCTCTACATTAAAAGGTGCCTTGAGGGCAAGTTTTGATACAGAAATAGCCATTGTTAATTCTTTAATGAAAGGAGTATTTAAAAGTTTTTCATTTAAAAATGCCAAAGAGGGTGAAGAAGAACTAGAAAAAGCTATAAACCTTGTTTTTGGAGATGAAAGCAATAAATCTGCTTCAGCCCTGGCTTTTACAGATGCCAGAATACTATTGTTTCCCGTAAAGTCAGCTAGAAACGTTTTTGCCTGGATAACTTCACCAATGGTCTTAAACAGGTTGAAAAGGGATCTGGAAGTAGCAGGGATTAATGTCGACTGGGAAGCCCCCGAAATTAAAAAGGATGCGATTATCAGTGAAAAATCCAGTCTTGATATAGATGGAAATATTATTCTTGAAGAATATACCTATAGTGTTAATAAACAAAATATAGAGGGAATTACAAACTGGATAAGAGATAATATTTTTGCAGAAGATTATACTTTCTGGAGGGACAAATTGGAAAGTGACCTGGTAATAATTGATGATGATGAATTCAAGGATTTTGTCAGTATGTCAACAGAGTTAGTTCCCCGTATCAAAATTAAGAATGAAACTAAAGTGGTTGATAAAGATGGGGGCGCTCTCTGGTATGAAGAGAATTTACCGCCAGAAACAGTACTATACAGTCTGGTTTTGGCCACCGATATTTTAAGAGAAGAAAAAGATTTAGAAAATGAAGACCTTAAAAAAGCTGAGAATGTAATACAATTTTTTGAAGAAGGACTAAAAGAAAGAATACAGCTGGGGGGAAATGAAACCATTGGCCGGGGAATCATTAGAACCAGGCTTGTAAGGAGTGGTAAAAATGGGTAA
- the cas4 gene encoding CRISPR-associated protein Cas4: MVKVSNISLTPSEVMEYLYCPRFIYYMSYLKIPQHEKNRFKVMMGRDMHKRKLKINKKYLRKKIGVKKKILDKKMYSKKHNIHGIVDEILFLEDGTAAPLDYKYAKYKKRTFLTHKYQAAMYGLMIADIYNIEVNRAYIVYIRSKNLLKEIKLDTKIYSNVGKIMKEIISIIQKGYYPDRTKYKRRCFDCTYRNICIK; the protein is encoded by the coding sequence ATGGTAAAAGTCAGTAACATTAGTTTAACTCCTTCAGAGGTTATGGAGTATTTATACTGCCCCCGGTTTATATATTATATGTCATATTTAAAAATTCCACAACATGAAAAAAATCGGTTTAAGGTTATGATGGGTCGTGATATGCACAAAAGAAAACTTAAGATTAATAAAAAATATCTTCGAAAAAAGATAGGGGTTAAAAAGAAAATATTGGATAAAAAGATGTACTCAAAAAAACATAATATACATGGGATAGTTGATGAGATTTTATTCCTGGAAGATGGTACAGCAGCACCGTTGGATTATAAATACGCAAAATATAAAAAGAGGACTTTTCTCACACATAAATATCAGGCCGCCATGTATGGGTTAATGATTGCTGATATTTATAATATTGAAGTTAACCGGGCCTATATTGTATACATCAGGAGTAAGAACCTATTGAAAGAAATTAAACTGGATACAAAAATATACAGTAATGTTGGGAAAATAATGAAAGAAATAATATCAATTATCCAGAAAGGGTATTATCCAGATAGAACTAAATACAAAAGAAGGTGTTTTGACTGTACTTATAGAAATATTTGTATAAAATAA
- the cas10 gene encoding type III-B CRISPR-associated protein Cas10/Cmr2 → MKKIFKEHPLSGEQLIKTFEDYIPEISLKNKSLAIFTIGPVQSFISAAKKTKEYWAGSYLLSYLIWQALKHIMEESKEGENSIIYPYLKNQPLYKDLRNEEITLPTLPNRFLAILENNEAEQLLEECKKMVENKLLDIAINLFNISKEDKIYKQLEELLEIYWVLLPLEKSKKTEIERYRSLTGMEPANDISHYSLVTSIIEELMGARKNIREFNYIEEKGVKCYICGERTGFEPGIMNIEDEKKICGVCGLKRKFSDYLKTEFGIEIHYPSVIDIATADYKEELVSSLDKDELNQLLNYMDKEFGNQDYQMPELVNGLVGDVKSKSPEEKKVLKIKGTYFDIEGNELKESIKVKKLLKKINKKYNLKLNKYYALLYMDGDDMGKWVSGEKLKHREMTPEFHYLISKSLTNYSLKFVKRIVEGKGRRGKLVYSGGDDVVAFVNLKNLFEVLRELRGYFSGNVFDNQVNYKASDGIIREKGEDILTLGSKASVSMGICIAHYKEPLHFVIKNARAMEKKAKKHIISGNRKKNAFAIGLIKHSGETREAVSKWFYDDGEDIIEKGIKPLLNLIQKEHISQSFIYTLKNEMELLEGLEAGDILDDEIIRLMKRKITVDEDEEKEDSKRKKLQKQTEASLKVLQQIYKNRYWIEDNKEPNNIYNFINLLEIIFFIGKRGE, encoded by the coding sequence GTGAAAAAGATATTTAAAGAACACCCTTTATCAGGGGAACAATTGATAAAAACTTTTGAAGACTACATACCTGAGATAAGTTTGAAGAATAAATCATTAGCTATTTTTACAATAGGACCGGTTCAATCTTTTATATCTGCGGCTAAGAAAACTAAAGAATACTGGGCTGGAAGTTATTTGCTCTCATATTTAATCTGGCAGGCACTAAAACATATCATGGAAGAAAGCAAAGAAGGTGAAAACAGTATTATTTATCCCTATTTAAAAAATCAGCCTCTTTATAAAGATTTAAGAAATGAAGAGATTACACTACCTACTTTACCCAATCGCTTTCTGGCAATTTTAGAAAACAATGAAGCAGAACAATTATTAGAAGAATGCAAAAAAATGGTTGAGAATAAACTTTTGGATATTGCCATTAATCTTTTCAATATCAGTAAGGAAGATAAAATATATAAACAGCTGGAAGAACTACTTGAAATATACTGGGTATTATTACCTCTGGAAAAGAGCAAAAAAACAGAAATAGAAAGATACAGAAGTTTAACTGGCATGGAACCAGCAAATGATATTTCGCATTATTCTCTGGTAACATCTATTATTGAAGAATTAATGGGGGCTCGTAAAAATATTAGGGAATTTAATTATATAGAAGAAAAGGGTGTTAAATGCTATATCTGTGGAGAAAGAACTGGATTTGAACCTGGAATCATGAATATTGAAGATGAGAAGAAAATCTGTGGAGTCTGTGGTTTAAAAAGGAAGTTCAGTGATTATTTAAAAACAGAATTTGGAATTGAAATTCATTATCCGTCAGTAATTGATATTGCCACAGCCGATTATAAGGAAGAACTGGTTAGCAGTCTGGACAAAGATGAGTTAAATCAGTTATTGAATTATATGGATAAGGAGTTTGGTAACCAGGATTACCAAATGCCCGAATTGGTTAATGGACTGGTAGGAGATGTTAAAAGTAAGTCTCCGGAGGAAAAAAAGGTATTAAAAATAAAAGGAACATATTTTGACATTGAAGGTAATGAACTTAAGGAAAGTATAAAAGTAAAAAAGCTACTTAAAAAGATTAATAAAAAATATAATCTTAAATTAAATAAATATTATGCCTTGCTTTATATGGATGGAGATGACATGGGGAAATGGGTAAGTGGTGAGAAGTTAAAACATAGAGAAATGACTCCAGAATTTCATTACCTGATTAGTAAGTCTCTTACCAATTATTCTTTAAAGTTTGTTAAAAGGATTGTTGAAGGTAAAGGACGCAGGGGAAAATTGGTTTATTCAGGTGGTGATGATGTAGTAGCTTTTGTCAATTTAAAAAATCTTTTTGAAGTGCTCAGGGAGTTAAGGGGTTATTTTTCAGGTAATGTATTTGATAATCAAGTTAATTATAAGGCCAGTGATGGAATTATACGAGAAAAGGGAGAGGACATATTAACCCTGGGTAGTAAAGCAAGTGTCAGTATGGGTATTTGTATTGCCCATTATAAAGAACCCCTTCATTTTGTTATTAAAAATGCAAGGGCAATGGAGAAAAAAGCCAAAAAACATATTATTTCAGGGAATCGAAAGAAGAATGCCTTTGCCATTGGATTAATTAAACACTCCGGTGAAACAAGGGAAGCGGTCTCAAAATGGTTTTATGATGATGGAGAAGATATAATTGAAAAAGGGATTAAGCCTCTGCTGAACTTAATTCAAAAAGAGCATATTAGTCAAAGCTTTATATATACATTAAAAAACGAAATGGAGTTATTGGAAGGTCTAGAGGCTGGTGATATTCTGGATGATGAAATAATAAGATTAATGAAACGGAAAATTACTGTAGATGAAGATGAGGAAAAAGAAGATAGCAAAAGAAAGAAACTGCAAAAACAGACTGAAGCCAGTTTGAAAGTCTTACAGCAGATTTATAAAAATAGATACTGGATTGAGGATAATAAAGAGCCGAACAATATCTACAATTTTATTAATTTACTGGAGATTATATTTTTTATAGGTAAGAGAGGTGAATAA